From Streptomyces sp. SAI-135:
AGGCCGGTTACAAGCTCAACGTCATCCCGGGGGAGGCCGTGGCCTACGTCGACGGCCGCTATCTGCCCGGCGGCGAGGACGAGTTCCGTACGACCCTGGACCTGCTCACCGGCCCCGACGTGGACTGGGAGTACAGCCACCGCGAGGTCGCCCTCCAGGCGCCGGTCGACTCGCCGACGTACGCCCGGATGCGGGCCGCGGTCGAGGAGTTCGCCCCCGAGGGGTACGTGGTGCCGTACTGCATGTCCGGCGGCACGGACGCCAAGCAGTTCTCCCGGCTCGGCATCACCGGGTACGGGTTCGCGCCGCTGAAGCTCCCGGAGGGCTTCGACTACCAGGCCCTCTTCCACGGGGTCGACGAGCGCGTCCCCGTGGAGGCACTGCACTTCGGCGTACGGGTACTCGACCGCTTCCTGCGAACGGCCTGAGCGAGTGGGGGAGAACGTGCAGACGTCGCCATACGGTTCCTGGCCCTCGCCCATCGACGCGGCACTCGCCGCCGCGCACGACGGGCACCCCGAATGGCTGGGCTTCGTCGGGGACGAGGTGTGGTGGACCGAACCCCGGCCCGCCGAGGGCGGCCGCCGCACCCTGGTGCGCAGACACGCCGACGGCCGGGAGGAACCGGTGCTGCCCGCGCCGTGGAACGTGCGCAGCCGGGTCATCGAGTACGGCGGCCGGCCCTGGGCCGGTGCGGTGACGGCCGGCGCACCGCTCGTGGTGTTCGTGCACTTCGCCGACCAGCGGCTGTACCGGTACGAGCCCGGGAGCGAGCCGCGTCCGCTCACCCCGGTCTCCCCGGTGGGCGGTGGACTGCGCTGGGCGGAGCCGCAGTTGAGGCTCGACCTCGGTGAAGTGTGGTGCGTCCTGGAGGAGTTCACCGGCGACGGGCCCACCGACGTCCGCCGGGTCCTGGCCGCCGTACCGCTGGACGGCTCGGCCGCGCAGGACCGGGACGCGGTGCGTGAACTCACCGACGACCGCCACCGGTTCGTCACCGGGCCCCGCCTCTCGCCCGACGGCTCCCGCGCGGCCTGGCTCGCCTGGGACCACCCGCGGATGCCCTGGGACGGCACGGAACTGATCGTCGCCGACGTCCACGAGGGCACGCTGCGGGAACCCCGCACGGTGGCCGGCGGTCCGCAGGAGTCCATCGCCCAGGCCGACTGGTCGCCCGACGGCCGCCTCCTGTACGCGAGCGACCGCACCGGCTGGTGGAACCTCTACCGCGACGGCGAGCAACTGTGTCCGCGCGAGGAGGAGTTCGCGGGCGCCCTGTGGAAGCTCGGGCACCGCTGGTTCGCCCCGCTGGACAGCGGACTCATCGCCGTCGTGCACGGCACCGGCTCGACCGCGCTCGGCATCCTGGACCCCGAGACCGGGGAACTCGTCGACGCGGCCGGCCCCTGGACCGAGTTCGCGCCCACCCTCGCGGTGCACGGCGAACGGGTCGTCGCCGTCGGCGCCAGCCCGCGCACCGCGTACGAGGTCGTGGAACTGGACACCCGCACGGGCCGCGCCCGGGTGATCGGCGCCGAGCACGACGACCCGGTCGACCCCGTCCACTATCCCGAGCCCCAGATCCGCGTCTTCACCGGGCCGGACGGCCGGGACATCCACGCCCACGTCTACCCGCCGCACCACCCCGGGTACCGGGCGCCGGGCGACGAGCTGCCGCCGTACGTCGTCTGGGCGCACGGCGGGCCCACCGGCCACGCGCCTCTCGTGCTCGACCTCTCGATCGCCTACTTCACCTCGCGCGGCATCGGCGTCGCCGAGGTCAACTACGGCGGCTCGACCGGGTACGGCCGGGAGTACCGCAACCGGCTGCGCGAGCAGTGGGGCGTGGTCGACGTCGAGGACTGCGCGGCCGTCGCGCTCGCCCTCGCCGACGAGGGCACCGCCGACCGCGACCGGCTCGCCGTCCGGGGCGGCAGCGCGGGCGGCTGGACCGCGGCCGCCTCGCTCACCATGACCGACGTCTACGCCTGCGCCACGATCGTCTACCCGATCCTCGACCTCACCGGCTGGGGCACCGGGGAGACCCACGACTTCGAGTCCCAGTACCTGGAGAGCCTGGTCGGACCGCTCGCCGAGGTCCCCGGACGGTACGTGGAACGCTCGCCCGCAGAGCACGCCGACCGGGTCACCGCGCCCTTCCTGCTGCTCCAGGGCCTCGACGACGTGATCTGCCCGCCCGCGCAGTGCGAGCGGTTCCTGGAGAGGATCGCCGGACGCCGGGTGCCGCACGCCTACCTCGCCTTCGAGGGCGAGGGCCACGGCTTCCGCCGCGCCGACACCATGATCCGCGCGCTGGAGGCCGAACTCTCCCTGTACGCCCAGGTCTTCGGGCTCAACCCGCCCGGCGTCCCGACACTGGAGCTCACCAAGTGACAGCACTCGTACGGCCGTCCAGACTCTCTCCCGGCGCCCGGGTGGCCGTGGTCGCGCCGAGCGGACCCGTCGTGGAGGAGCGGCTCCAGGCCGGGCTCGACCTCCTGCGCGGCTGGGACCTCGACCCGGTGGTCGCCCCGCATGTCCTCGACCGGCACGGCGAGCTGGGCTACCTCGCCGGCTCCGACGCCGATCGCGCCGCCGACCTCCAGCGGGCCTGGTGCGACCCCGCCGTCGACGCGGTGCTGTGCGCCCGGGGCGGTTACGGTGCCCAGCGGATGGTCGACCTGCTCGACTGGGACGCGATGCGCGCCGCCGGACCGAAGGTGTTCGTGGGCTTCAGCGACGTCACCACGCTGCACCAGGCGTTCGCCACCCGCCTCGGTCTGGTCACGCTGTACGGGCCGGCCGCCGCCGGAGCCGACTTCGTCAAGAACGCCGTCGCCCAGGAGCAGCTGAGGGCCACCCTGTTCGCCCCGGAGACCGTCCGCACCCTCACCTCCCGCGGCACCACCCTGGTCCCCGGCCGGGCCCGCGGGGTCACCCTGGGCGGCTGCCTCAGCCTGCTCGCCACCGACCTCGGCACCCGGCACGCCCGCACCGGCGCGCGGGACGGGCTGCTGCTCATCGAGGACGTGGGGGAGCAGCCGTACCGGATCGACCGCATGCTGACCCATCTCCGGCGCAGCGGCTGGCTGGACGGCGTCCGGGGGATCGTCCTCGGCTCCTGGGCGGGCTGCGGGCCGTACGACGCGCTGCGGGCGGTACTCGCCGACCGGCTCGGCGGTCTCGGGGTGCCCGTGGCCGAGGAGTTCGGGTTCGGACACGGCGAGGGGGCGGCGACGATGCCCTTCGGGGTGACGGCCGAACTCGACACCGAGGCGGGCACGTTGACGCTGGACGAACCCGCCCTGCGCTAGTCCGCGCCGGGGTGCGAGGGCGGCGGGCACGGCATCCGCGCCCGGTCACCCGGAAGGCGGAGCCCGCCGTGCGCGTCGCGGGCTGCGGGCTCACCCTGGTCGCATGAGCCCGAAGACCTCCGAGAGCGGCACGGCCACAGGCACAAAGGGCGCGGCGACCCCCGCCCGGCTGGCCGTCCTGCTGCTCGCCGTCCTCGCCCTGATCTTCGTCTTCGAGAACACCCGGGCGACGAGGATCCGGCTGCTGGCTCCCGAAGTGACGGTGCCCCTGTGGACCGCCCTGCTCGCCACCGGCCTGATCGGCGCCCTGTGCGGGGCGTATGCCATGAGGCGCCGAGGCTAGCCGCCGTAGGGTGGCGGCATGCCGCACATCGCATCCCGCTACCTCGCCGAGGGCCCCCGCGTGGGCATACGCCACTTCACCTACGAGGACGCCGCCGAGTTCACCGCGCGGGTCCGGGAGAGCAAGGAACTGCAC
This genomic window contains:
- a CDS encoding LpqB family beta-propeller domain-containing protein, giving the protein MQTSPYGSWPSPIDAALAAAHDGHPEWLGFVGDEVWWTEPRPAEGGRRTLVRRHADGREEPVLPAPWNVRSRVIEYGGRPWAGAVTAGAPLVVFVHFADQRLYRYEPGSEPRPLTPVSPVGGGLRWAEPQLRLDLGEVWCVLEEFTGDGPTDVRRVLAAVPLDGSAAQDRDAVRELTDDRHRFVTGPRLSPDGSRAAWLAWDHPRMPWDGTELIVADVHEGTLREPRTVAGGPQESIAQADWSPDGRLLYASDRTGWWNLYRDGEQLCPREEEFAGALWKLGHRWFAPLDSGLIAVVHGTGSTALGILDPETGELVDAAGPWTEFAPTLAVHGERVVAVGASPRTAYEVVELDTRTGRARVIGAEHDDPVDPVHYPEPQIRVFTGPDGRDIHAHVYPPHHPGYRAPGDELPPYVVWAHGGPTGHAPLVLDLSIAYFTSRGIGVAEVNYGGSTGYGREYRNRLREQWGVVDVEDCAAVALALADEGTADRDRLAVRGGSAGGWTAAASLTMTDVYACATIVYPILDLTGWGTGETHDFESQYLESLVGPLAEVPGRYVERSPAEHADRVTAPFLLLQGLDDVICPPAQCERFLERIAGRRVPHAYLAFEGEGHGFRRADTMIRALEAELSLYAQVFGLNPPGVPTLELTK
- a CDS encoding LD-carboxypeptidase, with protein sequence MTALVRPSRLSPGARVAVVAPSGPVVEERLQAGLDLLRGWDLDPVVAPHVLDRHGELGYLAGSDADRAADLQRAWCDPAVDAVLCARGGYGAQRMVDLLDWDAMRAAGPKVFVGFSDVTTLHQAFATRLGLVTLYGPAAAGADFVKNAVAQEQLRATLFAPETVRTLTSRGTTLVPGRARGVTLGGCLSLLATDLGTRHARTGARDGLLLIEDVGEQPYRIDRMLTHLRRSGWLDGVRGIVLGSWAGCGPYDALRAVLADRLGGLGVPVAEEFGFGHGEGAATMPFGVTAELDTEAGTLTLDEPALR